A genomic region of Notamacropus eugenii isolate mMacEug1 chromosome 3, mMacEug1.pri_v2, whole genome shotgun sequence contains the following coding sequences:
- the KRBA1 gene encoding protein KRBA1 isoform X8, which translates to MEEPTVLGTEIGPDPASLATDSPPQVPVTFEDLAVKFSADEWHLLEEWQREFHRDVMRENYETLVSLGTAQLLPLSAFLSLTEPQEEMGDGGCSDGEWERSAGEFQVGQHQGSLHLNALVRLVKEIPEFLFGETKAIDTPETPESKESGSEEERLSLEAAMAMDSSPLQGLLNCLPETPISRPALAATPASSSSSSSLQGDGDRELRIPELGPQTLYPHEPAAKTSPLDISRNTSGKEDPETSVGQPNTPDFTGTQEQKQLGTIGKGSSSESSPLQGLINCLKEILVQGPQHPQPPVTRSFPQSSPGDMRQMTPEQRLRGPPWTVKAETISENSPLQGLLNCLKEIPETQARCAGLPGGGMQQQRDGPGTWQKDSGAGSAQSSPLEALETYLKDMPLNRSLRPQPLNNYWCLSPGQVKSDPRTRKWHMEGSPSSLGPHGCVKDLSAYRLGHLNTPNSFSSASSTDGDLELRSPEGSRGQWCKASPVGSSPLQGLENCLKEISANRTHLGQPASLLAPAGDGISSRAEPRNWILDKKGLGSEPHDSLCSRQGRKEAPSEGLNLGNPQSRVCSSFVHRQTGNRDQTAEAGPWKYLGEDKETVTERSGDLPGVKKLVNICGAAPKPSPLRCLENSLRGILAMRPLRFTCLASPSLSSSPSPSFSHSSSSSSRSSSSNGAGGSEGEDQRLEPELWRDRLKECSLFPIPRGPVCQASSHPSPLTSNTDSSTTNKDQRRTGPGDWRALSAALKAEETSVCSPRLHGKDIPEETSGGFPTPGSTETGSSADACSAPDMEEAPDVPAPFPSFGRLEVDEEADSPEAVYGEPSIASPKDAKPDTPETKARDFTELAPGAEAVPQSSPPETPEGIQSWVGTSALTSQDSPSPARPDKGNKRLCSLGEPAPSCSEAQMGRRTSNSQLCSSTETPSKTPRLALPPVASAPPASPTDSPQSSCHCGDALRGELHNLGAALTEQLTRLSSALVTLSQDMSAMKNHMKLLGRNFRSHRRLGRGSQSWTLCRKYQRCCHSIRRHQLGQKKPTQPQSLQFEKQPKGQGVGDTSNLLQREPHMVPRLPPDAPPGITPMALTTPFGANSGSSPSSLLLSPPCSTMPTVHSSQRQLEGYQSPSPTPVAISSSHIAPPPSPEEGFRSWRELEQYKWKSTMDTGMKEAWSQQSREPSFGRPGEVRTKGQHGGPG; encoded by the exons GGACAGCTCAGCTGCTTCCACTCTCTGCATTCCTATCCCTGACCGAGCCTCAAGAGGAAATGGGGGACGGTGGCTGTTCTGATGGGGAATGGGAGAGGTCTGCTGGAGAATTCCAGG TGGGTCAGCACCAGGGCAGCCTTCACCTCAATGCCCTAGTCCGTTTGGTGAAGGAGATTCCAGAGTTCCTGTTTGGTGAAACCAAGGCCATAGATACCCCAGAGACTCCTGAGAGCAAGGAGAGTGGCTCAGAGGAGGAGAGACTGAGCTTGGAAG CAGCCATGGCTATGGATTCCAGCCCCCTCCAGGGCTTGCTCAACTGCCTCCCGGAGACCCCTATCAGCCGACCTGCTCTGGCTGCCACACCTGCCAGCAGCTCATCCAGTAGCAGTCTACAAGGGGATGGGGACCGTGAGCTGAGGATCCCAGAGCTGGGACCCCAGACTCTGTACCCCCATG AACCGGCTGCCAAAACTAGTCCCTTGGACATCAGCAGGAATACTAGTGGGAAAGAAGATCCAGAAACATCAGTTGGGCAACCTAATACTCCTGATTTCACTGGCACTCAGGAACAGAAGCAATTGGGGACCATAGGAAAAG GAAGTTCTTCTGAGAGCAGCCCCCTCCAAGGCCTTATCAACTGCCTGAAGGAAATTCTTGTCCAGGGACCCCAGCACCCCCAGCCTCCTGTTACTAGATCATTTCCTCAAAGCAGCCCAGGGGATATGAGACAAATGACCCCAGAACAAAGACTCAGGGGCCCACCCTGGACAG tgAAGGCAGAAACCATTTCAGAGAATTCCCCGCTCCAGGGCCTGCTGAACTGTCTTAAAGAAATTCCAGAAACTCAAGCCCGATGTGCTGGCCTCCCAGGAGGAGGAATGCAGCAGCAGAGAGATGGTCCAGGCACTTGGCAAAAGGATTCTGGAG CTGGCAGTGCCCAGAGTTCGCCCTTGGAGGCCCTGGAAACTTATCTGAAGGACATGCCCCTGAACAGATCATTACGACCCCAGCCACTGAACAACTACTGGTGCCTGAGCCCTGGACAGGTGAAGTCTGATCCACGGACCCGGAAGTGGCATATGGAAG GTTCTCCCTCTTCACTGGGGCCACATGGCTGCGTGAAGGATCTTTCTGCTTACCGCCTGGGCCACCTTAACACCCCCAATAGCTTCTCGTCAGCCAGCAGCACAGATGGGGACCTGGAGCTCAGAAGCCCAGAAGGGAGTCGGGGTCAATGGTGCAAAG CAAGTCCAGTTGGGAGCTCTCCCCTCCAGGGCCTGGAGAACTGTCTCAAAGAGATCTCCGCAAACAGGACCCACCTCGGCCAGCCTGCCTCATTGTTGGCCCCAGCTGGGGATGGGATATCAAGTAGAGCCGAACCCAGGAACTGGATTTTAGACAAGAAAG GACTGGGGAGTGAGCCCCATGACTCTCTCTGTTCGAGGCAAGGTAGAAAGGAGGCACCGTCTGAGGGTCTGAATCTGGGCAACCCACAGAGCAGAGTCTGCAGCTCCTTCGTTCATCGCCAGACTGGGAACAGAGACCAGACAGCTGAAGCAGGGCCTTGGAAATACCTTGGGGAAg ataaggaaactgtgacagagaggtcaggtgacttgcctggggtcaaaAAGCTAGTGAATATTTGTG GGGCAGCCCCTAAACCCTCACCCCTCCGATGTCTGGAAAACTCATTGAGGGGGATCTTGGCCATGAGACCCCTGCGCTTCACCTGTTTGGCCAGCCCCAGCCTTAGTTCCAGCCCTAGCCCTAGcttcagccacagcagcagcagcagcagcaggagcagcagcagcaatggtgCTGGTGGCTCAGAGGGAGAAGATCAGAGGTTGGAGCCTGAACTATGGAGAGATCGTCTCAAGG AGTGttccctcttccccatcccaCGGGGACCTGTCTGTCAGGCCAGCAGCCATCCCAGCCCCCTCACAAGCAATACTGATAGCTCCACAACAAACAAAGACCAGAGGAGAACTGGGCCTGGGGACTGGAGAGCTCTCAGTGCAG CTCTGAAAGCAGAGGAGACTTCAGTCTGTAGCCCCAGGCTCCATGGGAAAGATATACCTGAAGAGACCTCTGGtggattccccacccctgggagcACTGAAACAG GGTCATCTGCTGATGCCTGTTCTGCCCCTGACATGGAAGAAGCTCCCGATGTGCCagcccccttcccctcttttggAAGGCTTGAGGTAGATGAAGAAGCTGACAGCCCAGAGGCTGTGTATGGAGAACCAAGTATCGCAA GTCCCAAGGATGCTAAACCAGACACACCAGAGACAAAGGCCAGGGACTTCACAGAACTTG CACCAGGTGCTGAAGCTGTACCCCAGTCGAGCCCACCAGAAACACCTGAAGGCATCCAAAGTTGGGTTGGGACTTCTGCCCTGACCTCCCAGGACTCTCCATCACCAGCAAGGCCAGATAAAGGGAACAAGCGCCTGTGTTCTTTGGGTGAGCCTGCTCCTAGCTGTTCAGAAG CTCAGATGGGCAGGAGAACCTCAAACAGTCAGCTATGTAGCTCAACTGAGACCCCTAGCAAGACCCCACGACTAGCCTTACCCCCAGTGGCTAGTGCCCCTCCTGCCTCGCCAACTGATTCCCCACAATCTTCCTGCCACTGTGGGGATGCCCTTCGTGGGGAGCTTCACAACCTTGGTGCTGCCCTCACAGAGCAGTTGACTCGCCTCTCTTCTGCCTTAGTCACCCTGTCCCAGGACATGTCAGCCATGAAGAACCACATGAAGTTGCTGGGGCGGAACTTCCGGTCACACCGAAGGCTAGGAAGGGGATCACAATCCTGGACTCTCTGCCGAAAATACCAAAGGTGCTGTCATTCTATTCGAAGACATCAACTTGGACAAAAAAAGCCCACTCAGCCACAATCCCTACAATTTGAAAAGCAACCAAAAGGTCAAGGAGTTGGTGATACCTCTAACCTCTTACAACGGGAGCCCCACATGGTGCCACGACTGCCTCCAGATGCTCCCCCAGGAATAACACCTATGGCACTGACTACTCCCTTTGGTGCCAATAgtggctcctccccctcctctctcctcttgtcCCCTCCTTGCTCTACAATGCCGACTGTGCACTCATCTCAAAGACAACTGGAGGGCTACCAAAGCCCATCACCCACTCCTGTTGCCATATCATCTTCTCACATTGCCCCTCCTCCAAGCCCAGAGGAAGGATTCAGATCCTGGAGGGAACTGGAGCAGTACAAGTGGAAATCCACCATGGACACAGGGATGAAGGAAGCCTGGTCCCAGCAATCCAGAGAGCCCTCCTTTGGGAGGCCTGGGGAAGTAAGAACAAAAGGCCAACATGGAGGACCTGGCTAA
- the KRBA1 gene encoding protein KRBA1 isoform X4, with amino-acid sequence METSDQLVPVTFEDLAVKFSADEWHLLEEWQREFHRDVMRENYETLVSLGTAQLLPLSAFLSLTEPQEEMGDGGCSDGEWERSAGEFQVGQHQGSLHLNALVRLVKEIPEFLFGETKAIDTPETPESKESGSEEERLSLEAAMAMDSSPLQGLLNCLPETPISRPALAATPASSSSSSSLQGDGDRELRIPELGPQTLYPHEPAAKTSPLDISRNTSGKEDPETSVGQPNTPDFTGTQEQKQLGTIGKGSSSESSPLQGLINCLKEILVQGPQHPQPPVTRSFPQSSPGDMRQMTPEQRLRGPPWTVKAETISENSPLQGLLNCLKEIPETQARCAGLPGGGMQQQRDGPGTWQKDSGVKMEGSCEDVWAQSPQSYIPDIPTPVSCEFSALSHGSSSSSSVESEGNLGEPEVPGWTPVNQGMSLVPAGSAQSSPLEALETYLKDMPLNRSLRPQPLNNYWCLSPGQVKSDPRTRKWHMEGSPSSLGPHGCVKDLSAYRLGHLNTPNSFSSASSTDGDLELRSPEGSRGQWCKASPVGSSPLQGLENCLKEISANRTHLGQPASLLAPAGDGISSRAEPRNWILDKKGLGSEPHDSLCSRQGRKEAPSEGLNLGNPQSRVCSSFVHRQTGNRDQTAEAGPWKYLGEDKETVTERSGDLPGVKKLVNICGAAPKPSPLRCLENSLRGILAMRPLRFTCLASPSLSSSPSPSFSHSSSSSSRSSSSNGAGGSEGEDQRLEPELWRDRLKECSLFPIPRGPVCQASSHPSPLTSNTDSSTTNKDQRRTGPGDWRALSAALKAEETSVCSPRLHGKDIPEETSGGFPTPGSTETGSSADACSAPDMEEAPDVPAPFPSFGRLEVDEEADSPEAVYGEPSIASPKDAKPDTPETKARDFTELAPGAEAVPQSSPPETPEGIQSWVGTSALTSQDSPSPARPDKGNKRLCSLGEPAPSCSEAQMGRRTSNSQLCSSTETPSKTPRLALPPVASAPPASPTDSPQSSCHCGDALRGELHNLGAALTEQLTRLSSALVTLSQDMSAMKNHMKLLGRNFRSHRRLGRGSQSWTLCRKYQRCCHSIRRHQLGQKKPTQPQSLQFEKQPKGQGVGDTSNLLQREPHMVPRLPPDAPPGITPMALTTPFGANSGSSPSSLLLSPPCSTMPTVHSSQRQLEGYQSPSPTPVAISSSHIAPPPSPEEGFRSWRELEQYKWKSTMDTGMKEAWSQQSREPSFGRPGEVRTKGQHGGPG; translated from the exons GGACAGCTCAGCTGCTTCCACTCTCTGCATTCCTATCCCTGACCGAGCCTCAAGAGGAAATGGGGGACGGTGGCTGTTCTGATGGGGAATGGGAGAGGTCTGCTGGAGAATTCCAGG TGGGTCAGCACCAGGGCAGCCTTCACCTCAATGCCCTAGTCCGTTTGGTGAAGGAGATTCCAGAGTTCCTGTTTGGTGAAACCAAGGCCATAGATACCCCAGAGACTCCTGAGAGCAAGGAGAGTGGCTCAGAGGAGGAGAGACTGAGCTTGGAAG CAGCCATGGCTATGGATTCCAGCCCCCTCCAGGGCTTGCTCAACTGCCTCCCGGAGACCCCTATCAGCCGACCTGCTCTGGCTGCCACACCTGCCAGCAGCTCATCCAGTAGCAGTCTACAAGGGGATGGGGACCGTGAGCTGAGGATCCCAGAGCTGGGACCCCAGACTCTGTACCCCCATG AACCGGCTGCCAAAACTAGTCCCTTGGACATCAGCAGGAATACTAGTGGGAAAGAAGATCCAGAAACATCAGTTGGGCAACCTAATACTCCTGATTTCACTGGCACTCAGGAACAGAAGCAATTGGGGACCATAGGAAAAG GAAGTTCTTCTGAGAGCAGCCCCCTCCAAGGCCTTATCAACTGCCTGAAGGAAATTCTTGTCCAGGGACCCCAGCACCCCCAGCCTCCTGTTACTAGATCATTTCCTCAAAGCAGCCCAGGGGATATGAGACAAATGACCCCAGAACAAAGACTCAGGGGCCCACCCTGGACAG tgAAGGCAGAAACCATTTCAGAGAATTCCCCGCTCCAGGGCCTGCTGAACTGTCTTAAAGAAATTCCAGAAACTCAAGCCCGATGTGCTGGCCTCCCAGGAGGAGGAATGCAGCAGCAGAGAGATGGTCCAGGCACTTGGCAAAAGGATTCTGGAG TTAAGATGGAAGGAAGTTGCGAGGATGTTTGGGCCCAGAGCCCTCAGAGCTACATCCCTGACATTCCCACTCCTGTGTCCTGTGAGTTCAGTGCACTCAGCCATGGCTCTTCCAGTAGTAGCAGTGTGGAGAGTGAGGGGAACCTTGGGGAGCCAGAGGTGCCAGGTTGGACCCCAGTGAACCAAG GAATGTCTCTTGTCCCAGCTGGCAGTGCCCAGAGTTCGCCCTTGGAGGCCCTGGAAACTTATCTGAAGGACATGCCCCTGAACAGATCATTACGACCCCAGCCACTGAACAACTACTGGTGCCTGAGCCCTGGACAGGTGAAGTCTGATCCACGGACCCGGAAGTGGCATATGGAAG GTTCTCCCTCTTCACTGGGGCCACATGGCTGCGTGAAGGATCTTTCTGCTTACCGCCTGGGCCACCTTAACACCCCCAATAGCTTCTCGTCAGCCAGCAGCACAGATGGGGACCTGGAGCTCAGAAGCCCAGAAGGGAGTCGGGGTCAATGGTGCAAAG CAAGTCCAGTTGGGAGCTCTCCCCTCCAGGGCCTGGAGAACTGTCTCAAAGAGATCTCCGCAAACAGGACCCACCTCGGCCAGCCTGCCTCATTGTTGGCCCCAGCTGGGGATGGGATATCAAGTAGAGCCGAACCCAGGAACTGGATTTTAGACAAGAAAG GACTGGGGAGTGAGCCCCATGACTCTCTCTGTTCGAGGCAAGGTAGAAAGGAGGCACCGTCTGAGGGTCTGAATCTGGGCAACCCACAGAGCAGAGTCTGCAGCTCCTTCGTTCATCGCCAGACTGGGAACAGAGACCAGACAGCTGAAGCAGGGCCTTGGAAATACCTTGGGGAAg ataaggaaactgtgacagagaggtcaggtgacttgcctggggtcaaaAAGCTAGTGAATATTTGTG GGGCAGCCCCTAAACCCTCACCCCTCCGATGTCTGGAAAACTCATTGAGGGGGATCTTGGCCATGAGACCCCTGCGCTTCACCTGTTTGGCCAGCCCCAGCCTTAGTTCCAGCCCTAGCCCTAGcttcagccacagcagcagcagcagcagcaggagcagcagcagcaatggtgCTGGTGGCTCAGAGGGAGAAGATCAGAGGTTGGAGCCTGAACTATGGAGAGATCGTCTCAAGG AGTGttccctcttccccatcccaCGGGGACCTGTCTGTCAGGCCAGCAGCCATCCCAGCCCCCTCACAAGCAATACTGATAGCTCCACAACAAACAAAGACCAGAGGAGAACTGGGCCTGGGGACTGGAGAGCTCTCAGTGCAG CTCTGAAAGCAGAGGAGACTTCAGTCTGTAGCCCCAGGCTCCATGGGAAAGATATACCTGAAGAGACCTCTGGtggattccccacccctgggagcACTGAAACAG GGTCATCTGCTGATGCCTGTTCTGCCCCTGACATGGAAGAAGCTCCCGATGTGCCagcccccttcccctcttttggAAGGCTTGAGGTAGATGAAGAAGCTGACAGCCCAGAGGCTGTGTATGGAGAACCAAGTATCGCAA GTCCCAAGGATGCTAAACCAGACACACCAGAGACAAAGGCCAGGGACTTCACAGAACTTG CACCAGGTGCTGAAGCTGTACCCCAGTCGAGCCCACCAGAAACACCTGAAGGCATCCAAAGTTGGGTTGGGACTTCTGCCCTGACCTCCCAGGACTCTCCATCACCAGCAAGGCCAGATAAAGGGAACAAGCGCCTGTGTTCTTTGGGTGAGCCTGCTCCTAGCTGTTCAGAAG CTCAGATGGGCAGGAGAACCTCAAACAGTCAGCTATGTAGCTCAACTGAGACCCCTAGCAAGACCCCACGACTAGCCTTACCCCCAGTGGCTAGTGCCCCTCCTGCCTCGCCAACTGATTCCCCACAATCTTCCTGCCACTGTGGGGATGCCCTTCGTGGGGAGCTTCACAACCTTGGTGCTGCCCTCACAGAGCAGTTGACTCGCCTCTCTTCTGCCTTAGTCACCCTGTCCCAGGACATGTCAGCCATGAAGAACCACATGAAGTTGCTGGGGCGGAACTTCCGGTCACACCGAAGGCTAGGAAGGGGATCACAATCCTGGACTCTCTGCCGAAAATACCAAAGGTGCTGTCATTCTATTCGAAGACATCAACTTGGACAAAAAAAGCCCACTCAGCCACAATCCCTACAATTTGAAAAGCAACCAAAAGGTCAAGGAGTTGGTGATACCTCTAACCTCTTACAACGGGAGCCCCACATGGTGCCACGACTGCCTCCAGATGCTCCCCCAGGAATAACACCTATGGCACTGACTACTCCCTTTGGTGCCAATAgtggctcctccccctcctctctcctcttgtcCCCTCCTTGCTCTACAATGCCGACTGTGCACTCATCTCAAAGACAACTGGAGGGCTACCAAAGCCCATCACCCACTCCTGTTGCCATATCATCTTCTCACATTGCCCCTCCTCCAAGCCCAGAGGAAGGATTCAGATCCTGGAGGGAACTGGAGCAGTACAAGTGGAAATCCACCATGGACACAGGGATGAAGGAAGCCTGGTCCCAGCAATCCAGAGAGCCCTCCTTTGGGAGGCCTGGGGAAGTAAGAACAAAAGGCCAACATGGAGGACCTGGCTAA
- the KRBA1 gene encoding protein KRBA1 isoform X2, translating into MEEPTVLGTEIGPDPASLATDSPPQVPVTFEDLAVKFSADEWHLLEEWQREFHRDVMRENYETLVSLGTAQLLPLSAFLSLTEPQEEMGDGGCSDGEWERSAGEFQVGQHQGSLHLNALVRLVKEIPEFLFGETKAIDTPETPESKESGSEEERLSLEAMAMDSSPLQGLLNCLPETPISRPALAATPASSSSSSSLQGDGDRELRIPELGPQTLYPHEPAAKTSPLDISRNTSGKEDPETSVGQPNTPDFTGTQEQKQLGTIGKGSSSESSPLQGLINCLKEILVQGPQHPQPPVTRSFPQSSPGDMRQMTPEQRLRGPPWTVKAETISENSPLQGLLNCLKEIPETQARCAGLPGGGMQQQRDGPGTWQKDSGVKMEGSCEDVWAQSPQSYIPDIPTPVSCEFSALSHGSSSSSSVESEGNLGEPEVPGWTPVNQGMSLVPAGSAQSSPLEALETYLKDMPLNRSLRPQPLNNYWCLSPGQVKSDPRTRKWHMEGSPSSLGPHGCVKDLSAYRLGHLNTPNSFSSASSTDGDLELRSPEGSRGQWCKASPVGSSPLQGLENCLKEISANRTHLGQPASLLAPAGDGISSRAEPRNWILDKKGLGSEPHDSLCSRQGRKEAPSEGLNLGNPQSRVCSSFVHRQTGNRDQTAEAGPWKYLGEDKETVTERSGDLPGVKKLVNICGAAPKPSPLRCLENSLRGILAMRPLRFTCLASPSLSSSPSPSFSHSSSSSSRSSSSNGAGGSEGEDQRLEPELWRDRLKECSLFPIPRGPVCQASSHPSPLTSNTDSSTTNKDQRRTGPGDWRALSAALKAEETSVCSPRLHGKDIPEETSGGFPTPGSTETGSSADACSAPDMEEAPDVPAPFPSFGRLEVDEEADSPEAVYGEPSIASPKDAKPDTPETKARDFTELAPGAEAVPQSSPPETPEGIQSWVGTSALTSQDSPSPARPDKGNKRLCSLGEPAPSCSEAQMGRRTSNSQLCSSTETPSKTPRLALPPVASAPPASPTDSPQSSCHCGDALRGELHNLGAALTEQLTRLSSALVTLSQDMSAMKNHMKLLGRNFRSHRRLGRGSQSWTLCRKYQRCCHSIRRHQLGQKKPTQPQSLQFEKQPKGQGVGDTSNLLQREPHMVPRLPPDAPPGITPMALTTPFGANSGSSPSSLLLSPPCSTMPTVHSSQRQLEGYQSPSPTPVAISSSHIAPPPSPEEGFRSWRELEQYKWKSTMDTGMKEAWSQQSREPSFGRPGEVRTKGQHGGPG; encoded by the exons GGACAGCTCAGCTGCTTCCACTCTCTGCATTCCTATCCCTGACCGAGCCTCAAGAGGAAATGGGGGACGGTGGCTGTTCTGATGGGGAATGGGAGAGGTCTGCTGGAGAATTCCAGG TGGGTCAGCACCAGGGCAGCCTTCACCTCAATGCCCTAGTCCGTTTGGTGAAGGAGATTCCAGAGTTCCTGTTTGGTGAAACCAAGGCCATAGATACCCCAGAGACTCCTGAGAGCAAGGAGAGTGGCTCAGAGGAGGAGAGACTGAGCTTGGAAG CCATGGCTATGGATTCCAGCCCCCTCCAGGGCTTGCTCAACTGCCTCCCGGAGACCCCTATCAGCCGACCTGCTCTGGCTGCCACACCTGCCAGCAGCTCATCCAGTAGCAGTCTACAAGGGGATGGGGACCGTGAGCTGAGGATCCCAGAGCTGGGACCCCAGACTCTGTACCCCCATG AACCGGCTGCCAAAACTAGTCCCTTGGACATCAGCAGGAATACTAGTGGGAAAGAAGATCCAGAAACATCAGTTGGGCAACCTAATACTCCTGATTTCACTGGCACTCAGGAACAGAAGCAATTGGGGACCATAGGAAAAG GAAGTTCTTCTGAGAGCAGCCCCCTCCAAGGCCTTATCAACTGCCTGAAGGAAATTCTTGTCCAGGGACCCCAGCACCCCCAGCCTCCTGTTACTAGATCATTTCCTCAAAGCAGCCCAGGGGATATGAGACAAATGACCCCAGAACAAAGACTCAGGGGCCCACCCTGGACAG tgAAGGCAGAAACCATTTCAGAGAATTCCCCGCTCCAGGGCCTGCTGAACTGTCTTAAAGAAATTCCAGAAACTCAAGCCCGATGTGCTGGCCTCCCAGGAGGAGGAATGCAGCAGCAGAGAGATGGTCCAGGCACTTGGCAAAAGGATTCTGGAG TTAAGATGGAAGGAAGTTGCGAGGATGTTTGGGCCCAGAGCCCTCAGAGCTACATCCCTGACATTCCCACTCCTGTGTCCTGTGAGTTCAGTGCACTCAGCCATGGCTCTTCCAGTAGTAGCAGTGTGGAGAGTGAGGGGAACCTTGGGGAGCCAGAGGTGCCAGGTTGGACCCCAGTGAACCAAG GAATGTCTCTTGTCCCAGCTGGCAGTGCCCAGAGTTCGCCCTTGGAGGCCCTGGAAACTTATCTGAAGGACATGCCCCTGAACAGATCATTACGACCCCAGCCACTGAACAACTACTGGTGCCTGAGCCCTGGACAGGTGAAGTCTGATCCACGGACCCGGAAGTGGCATATGGAAG GTTCTCCCTCTTCACTGGGGCCACATGGCTGCGTGAAGGATCTTTCTGCTTACCGCCTGGGCCACCTTAACACCCCCAATAGCTTCTCGTCAGCCAGCAGCACAGATGGGGACCTGGAGCTCAGAAGCCCAGAAGGGAGTCGGGGTCAATGGTGCAAAG CAAGTCCAGTTGGGAGCTCTCCCCTCCAGGGCCTGGAGAACTGTCTCAAAGAGATCTCCGCAAACAGGACCCACCTCGGCCAGCCTGCCTCATTGTTGGCCCCAGCTGGGGATGGGATATCAAGTAGAGCCGAACCCAGGAACTGGATTTTAGACAAGAAAG GACTGGGGAGTGAGCCCCATGACTCTCTCTGTTCGAGGCAAGGTAGAAAGGAGGCACCGTCTGAGGGTCTGAATCTGGGCAACCCACAGAGCAGAGTCTGCAGCTCCTTCGTTCATCGCCAGACTGGGAACAGAGACCAGACAGCTGAAGCAGGGCCTTGGAAATACCTTGGGGAAg ataaggaaactgtgacagagaggtcaggtgacttgcctggggtcaaaAAGCTAGTGAATATTTGTG GGGCAGCCCCTAAACCCTCACCCCTCCGATGTCTGGAAAACTCATTGAGGGGGATCTTGGCCATGAGACCCCTGCGCTTCACCTGTTTGGCCAGCCCCAGCCTTAGTTCCAGCCCTAGCCCTAGcttcagccacagcagcagcagcagcagcaggagcagcagcagcaatggtgCTGGTGGCTCAGAGGGAGAAGATCAGAGGTTGGAGCCTGAACTATGGAGAGATCGTCTCAAGG AGTGttccctcttccccatcccaCGGGGACCTGTCTGTCAGGCCAGCAGCCATCCCAGCCCCCTCACAAGCAATACTGATAGCTCCACAACAAACAAAGACCAGAGGAGAACTGGGCCTGGGGACTGGAGAGCTCTCAGTGCAG CTCTGAAAGCAGAGGAGACTTCAGTCTGTAGCCCCAGGCTCCATGGGAAAGATATACCTGAAGAGACCTCTGGtggattccccacccctgggagcACTGAAACAG GGTCATCTGCTGATGCCTGTTCTGCCCCTGACATGGAAGAAGCTCCCGATGTGCCagcccccttcccctcttttggAAGGCTTGAGGTAGATGAAGAAGCTGACAGCCCAGAGGCTGTGTATGGAGAACCAAGTATCGCAA GTCCCAAGGATGCTAAACCAGACACACCAGAGACAAAGGCCAGGGACTTCACAGAACTTG CACCAGGTGCTGAAGCTGTACCCCAGTCGAGCCCACCAGAAACACCTGAAGGCATCCAAAGTTGGGTTGGGACTTCTGCCCTGACCTCCCAGGACTCTCCATCACCAGCAAGGCCAGATAAAGGGAACAAGCGCCTGTGTTCTTTGGGTGAGCCTGCTCCTAGCTGTTCAGAAG CTCAGATGGGCAGGAGAACCTCAAACAGTCAGCTATGTAGCTCAACTGAGACCCCTAGCAAGACCCCACGACTAGCCTTACCCCCAGTGGCTAGTGCCCCTCCTGCCTCGCCAACTGATTCCCCACAATCTTCCTGCCACTGTGGGGATGCCCTTCGTGGGGAGCTTCACAACCTTGGTGCTGCCCTCACAGAGCAGTTGACTCGCCTCTCTTCTGCCTTAGTCACCCTGTCCCAGGACATGTCAGCCATGAAGAACCACATGAAGTTGCTGGGGCGGAACTTCCGGTCACACCGAAGGCTAGGAAGGGGATCACAATCCTGGACTCTCTGCCGAAAATACCAAAGGTGCTGTCATTCTATTCGAAGACATCAACTTGGACAAAAAAAGCCCACTCAGCCACAATCCCTACAATTTGAAAAGCAACCAAAAGGTCAAGGAGTTGGTGATACCTCTAACCTCTTACAACGGGAGCCCCACATGGTGCCACGACTGCCTCCAGATGCTCCCCCAGGAATAACACCTATGGCACTGACTACTCCCTTTGGTGCCAATAgtggctcctccccctcctctctcctcttgtcCCCTCCTTGCTCTACAATGCCGACTGTGCACTCATCTCAAAGACAACTGGAGGGCTACCAAAGCCCATCACCCACTCCTGTTGCCATATCATCTTCTCACATTGCCCCTCCTCCAAGCCCAGAGGAAGGATTCAGATCCTGGAGGGAACTGGAGCAGTACAAGTGGAAATCCACCATGGACACAGGGATGAAGGAAGCCTGGTCCCAGCAATCCAGAGAGCCCTCCTTTGGGAGGCCTGGGGAAGTAAGAACAAAAGGCCAACATGGAGGACCTGGCTAA